The genomic window CTTGCATACGTTATTTACggatgggtggtcccaggaatcaaacccactatcttGGAATGGCAAGagccatgccctaccaactgagctggTCCTCAATAGGGGATTAGAGGTCATCCTATGGATTTCAATGCATATGGGTATACGACATCAGAGACAGATTAAGGatacaaaataaaatactaaTATGAATGTTGATTATAAAATAAATGAATCCTATGGAGACAGTGGTATAATTTACTTGAACCCTTGTTAAGGTAGAGTAAAAAATATCCCACATACGTATATGAGTGACGTAGAGTCAGAGAGGACTCATCCACATCACGGGTAGTGGTGTAGTGTAAGAAAGGGTTGCCTTGCCGTTTCCTGCAGATGACGATGGCCAGGAAGGTGACCAGGCCAGAGACCAACGCCATACAGATCCAGATGATAGTCATAGTGTCGTAGCGCAGAGgaactggacacacacaacaacacaaccagtttgtgtgagtgtgtgtgtgtgtgtgtgtgtgtgtgtgtgtgtgtgtgtgtgtgtgtgtgtgtgtgtgtgtgtgtgtgtgtgtgtgttcagtgctcTTTGAGGCTTAGGCCCGCAGCAGCAGCTTTCCTGACAGGGGTGACCCTCACACATAGCACAGATCTATAGCATTACAGGATTGTCTGAAGGCTTCCTGGTCCCACTGACATTCATGGCTCTTTAACCCAGCACCATTCTGTCCCTCATGAAAATATACAATAATATATTATGGTATAAATACTGCagtattactatatttatatactatagtattcactgtagtgtttttgcagacattactgtagtgttCACAGAGTGTGTATGAAGCCATTACTGTAGTATACCGTAGtgttcactgtagtgtttttgtgtacATAACTGTAGTATGCTATAGTACTCATTATAGTGTTTTGCAGACATGAccgtagtatactatagtattgttTTTGTGGAATATACGTTAGTATTTATTGTAGTGTTTTTgaagactttactgtagtattcacagCAGTGTTTTTTCTAAagcactatagtaaatactatagCATACTACagtagtctgcaaaaacactacagtaaatatacCAGTAAAGTCTGTAATAACACTGCAGATAGGTTGGCACCAATAGACACCAATAGAATACAAAGCACTTCTAAACCTTCTAAACCTAGTGAGAGATTCTACAAATGAAAATAGTGCTCCACTCATTCTCTTACTTGCTTTCCCGGTCTGGATCTCCACATTCTGGCTGAAGCGTCCGCAGCCTGCCGAGGTTCTGGCCCGGACCTGAAAAATGTACCTGGTACCAGGCTTCAGGCCAGACACCCTGGCCGTGGTCCCCTTGGCCTTCAGGGTGGAATAACTTTGCTGCTCCTTATCCTGGTGGAGGAGAGCTGTGATAAAGACAGTCTGTACAAGCAGTGTTTATATTGCAGATTTATCCAGTAGTAACCCCAGGGATTTGCACAGATTACGATAACAACACAGCAGCCACACTAATCTGTCTGTACTatccagacgtgtgtgtgtgtgtgtctgacactaTTCACTCTATACACACAACCTCAAGTCTCCAGTGACCTCCCCCACTGTGGGGAtcctggtctgtgtgtgtgttgctcagaTCTTTCTTACCTCATTAGCTGTGAGTCAGAGCATGCAGAACCACAAAGCAATTAACTTGTCTTTGCTGCTAGGCTGTCACTTTCACGAATCAATCAGCATACATCAGCATgcataaacacagacagagagacacatacacgcatatatgtatctactgtatgtatctactgtatgtacagtacatacagtagatatgtttgtatgtatgtatgtatctactCTACCTTCTCATAGTATTTGATGTCATACTCTAGTATGACTCCATTGGGCTGGTCAGGCTCGTGCCACTGCAGAGTGACGCTGTTCTGACTGGCGTTCTCCTGGCGAATGGCGATCACCTGGGAAGGGGCTGAACAGAAAGCAGGAACAGGAAGTACAGaaactatttttttttaatagaaaACAGAACATACATACATCAATGTTCCATGGAGCACAACTACAAAACGTCAATATATGTCAAAACATggtgcatttagaaagtattcagaccacttgactttttagacattttgttacattacagccttattctaaaatggaatacattgccccccccccttaccaatctacacacaataccccataatgacaaagcaaaaacagttttttatacattttggcaaatttattaaacattaaaactgaaatattaaatttacataagtcttcagaccctttactcagtactttgttgaagcaactttacagcctcaagtcttcttgggtatgacgctacaagcttggcacacctgtatttggggagtttctcccattcttcccagcagatcctttcaagttctgtcaggttggatggggagcgtcgctgcacagctattttcaggtctctccagagatgttcgatcgggttcaagtccaagctctggctggggcactcaaggacattcagagacttgtccagaagccactcctgcattgtctttgctgtgtacttagggtcattgtcctgttggaaggtgaacctttgccccagtctggagcaggttttcatcaaggatctctctattccttgcttcgttcatctttccctcgaccctgactagtctcccagtccctgccgctgaaaaccatccccacaacatgatgctgccaccaccatgcttcaccgtagggatggtgccaggtttcctctagatgtgacgcttggcattcagatcaaagagttcaatcttggtttcatcagaccagagaatcttgtttctcatcgtctgagaatcctttaggtgccttttggcaaactccaagcaggctgtaatgtgccttttactgaggagttgcttccgtctgaccactaccataaaggcctgattggtggagtgctgcagagatggttgtccttctgaaaggttctcccagaaggagagtgaccatcgggttcttggtcacctccctgaccaaggcccttttcccccaattgccagctctcggaagacttcttccatttaagaatgatggaggccactgtgttcttggggaccttcaatgctgcagacattttttggtacccttccccagatctgtgcctcgacacaatcctgtctcggagctctactgacaattccttcgacctcatggcttggtttttgctctaacatggactgtcaactgtgggaccttatatagacaggtgtgtacctttccacgtcatgtccaaacaattgaatttaccacaggtggactccaatcaagttgtagaaacatctcaagaatggtcaatgaaaacaggatgcacctgtttcaagtctcatagcaaagggttggaatacttatgtaaataaggtatttctgttttttatttgtaatacatttttgtCTTTGCCATTATCGGTTATTGGTTGCAAGtagatgaggaaaatgttttgtttaatccatttagaattaggctgtaacataacaaaatgttgaaaaaggcaagcggtctgaatactttctgaatgcactgtatgtatcatGCAGCCTAGCTGTTGAGATGTTATTTTTAATGTGTAAACTGTATGTGTTTGATCCACAGGTAAAACAACCTACATGCATACATTTATATGTTTTAAGTCGATACAGGTGTCCCCTACCTGCCTGGTTCGTGGTGATGTTGACAGATATGAAGGGCACCGGCTCATTGCTTAGGTGAGTCACCGCATTCATCGCTAGGATACGGAAGGTATAGTTGGCGTGGGCAACCAGGTTTAGAACGGTCACCCAGGGTTCGGTCAGCGAGCTCTGCCGTGGAACAAACCGCACCGGGACCACTCCAGAGCGGTCCActgtccctccaccccctcctcccatcccctctcccccaCTGGTTGACCCCATCCCTGCTGTACAGTCCTCACACTGCCCCCCCTCCCCAGAGCACTTCTGACAGAGCACGCTGTACAGCAGGTCACTGCGACCCCCCGAGTCCATCGGTCGACCCCACTCCAGATTTACTGACGTACCGTTAACCGACGATATCATGTTTACTGGAGCTGTTGGGGGGcctaaggagaggagagagagaaaaagagatggaggagaaaaatttgaagggagaagagagagaaaattggGTATATTTTCATGTTTTTCCTCGTGACTACCACCTGAACCAGTGGAATGTGCTTCTATTTTCTCTTTCAGATGTTTAttttcatctgtgtgtgtgcgcatgactGTGTGCATTTGTGAGTTATGTACTTGTGCAGGGTGCGGCAGGGGGGTCTGTAGGGGCCCTGTAGTGGCTGGAGTCACAGGGGCAGTAGAGGGCAGCTCTGGTCTCTGAGTGGCTTTGTAGAGGACACCTCCCACACAACCCATCACCTGCCATTGGCTTATAGAAACCCACTTCACACGCTGCATGGGAAagagagggttggagagagaagggggaagagaggaggggggagagagagaaggagagagcaaaggggagagagagaaagaaagggagagagggagagagagactatttgcacatcattacaacactataATATTACATTTTTGTAAGTGTAATGCTCACTGTTaatttttaattgtttatttgacttttgtttattatctatttcacttgctttggcaatgtaaacatacgtttcccatgccaataaagctcttaAATTGAATTTAAAAATTTTAATtgagaagggaagggagagagtggaaagaaagggagagacaa from Salmo trutta chromosome 16, fSalTru1.1, whole genome shotgun sequence includes these protein-coding regions:
- the LOC115150642 gene encoding ephrin type-A receptor 8-like isoform X3, with amino-acid sequence MSSDPGLIALFLWTISLQTLGTAGNNNNDNNEVNLLDTSSISGDWGWLTYPSHGWDAINEMDEYFSPIHTYQVCNVMSPSQNNWLRTGWIPRDGARRIYIEVKFTLRDCNSMPGVLGTCKETFNLYYYESDRAVGTTIRETQFTKIDTIAADESFTGVDLGVRRLKLNTEVRGVGPLTRRGFYLAFQDIGACIALTSVRVYYKRCSGVGRNLAVFTDVVTGADSSSLVEVRGQCVDHAEERDTPKMYCSAEGEWLVPIGRCICSAGFEEHRESCIACEVGFYKPMAGDGLCGRCPLQSHSETRAALYCPCDSSHYRAPTDPPAAPCTSPPTAPVNMISSVNGTSVNLEWGRPMDSGGRSDLLYSVLCQKCSGEGGQCEDCTAGMGSTSGGEGMGGGGGGTVDRSGVVPVRFVPRQSSLTEPWVTVLNLVAHANYTFRILAMNAVTHLSNEPVPFISVNITTNQAAPSQVIAIRQENASQNSVTLQWHEPDQPNGVILEYDIKYYEKDKEQQSYSTLKAKGTTARVSGLKPGTRYIFQVRARTSAGCGRFSQNVEIQTGKAIPLRYDTMTIIWICMALVSGLVTFLAIVICRKRQGNPFLHYTTTRDVDESSLTLRHSYTHCGYSKAFQDSDEEKMHYQNGHVSFPDMRFYIDPHTYEDPCQAVHEFAREIEASRIRIEKIIG